From Denitrovibrio acetiphilus DSM 12809, the proteins below share one genomic window:
- a CDS encoding AzlC family ABC transporter permease yields the protein MTNFESFRKGMIMGLPLAVGVGTYGVVYGILTQNVLTTPETILSCLIVYAGVSQILALDLWQHPLPVYMIILSTFIINLRHMLMSASVYPYALNENRWLSYFTMFFMVDEGWALSMGEFRKGTARIGFLLGTGVINYIFWVTAAMAGRTMGALIPSPEAIGIDFTLTAVFLTIGAGSFRGRKDIPIILTAFIFAVITYQFVGGKWYILAGGIAGGLAGWLSYDRS from the coding sequence ATGACAAATTTCGAATCATTCAGAAAAGGCATGATAATGGGGTTGCCTCTGGCTGTGGGGGTTGGTACATACGGTGTTGTCTACGGAATACTCACGCAAAATGTTTTGACCACACCGGAAACAATACTGTCGTGTCTGATAGTTTATGCCGGTGTTTCACAGATACTCGCACTCGACCTGTGGCAGCACCCTCTTCCTGTTTATATGATCATTTTATCAACATTTATAATAAACTTACGACACATGCTCATGTCTGCATCTGTCTACCCTTACGCCTTAAATGAAAACAGATGGCTGTCTTATTTTACAATGTTCTTTATGGTTGACGAGGGGTGGGCACTTTCTATGGGCGAGTTCAGGAAGGGGACTGCGCGTATCGGCTTTCTTCTGGGAACTGGGGTCATTAATTACATATTCTGGGTAACTGCGGCGATGGCAGGCAGGACAATGGGCGCTCTAATACCCTCGCCGGAAGCAATAGGCATAGATTTCACTCTTACAGCAGTATTTCTGACTATTGGTGCAGGCAGTTTCCGAGGCAGGAAAGATATACCGATAATACTGACAGCCTTTATATTTGCCGTGATTACATATCAGTTTGTCGGTGGTAAATGGTACATTCTTGCAGGTGGTATTGCAGGAGGATTAGCGGGGTGGTTGTCTTATGACCGCAGTTAG
- a CDS encoding glutamine--tRNA ligase/YqeY domain fusion protein: MEENKPSNFIKNIIRKDLEDGKNDGRIHTRFPPEPNGYLHIGHAKSICLNFGLAEEFGGKCNLRFDDTNPLKEDTEYVDSIKEDVKWLGFDWGETEFYASDYFDRFYELAVQLVNDGKAYVDSLTPEEIKEYRGTLKEPGKESPFRDRTPAENLELLEKMKNGEFKEGECVLRAKIDMSSPNMNMRDPIIYRIAHSEHHRTGDKWCIYPMYDFAHGLEDSIEGVTHSICTLEFEDHRPLYDWFLEQLGVFHPQQIEFARLNLTYTMMSKRNLLTLVNEGYVSGWDDPRMPTIAGLRRRGYTAQSIKNFSEMIGVSKANSIVEYAQLEYCVREDLNKIAQRVMVVTDPLKVVITNYPEDKEEMLDAENNPENESDGKREIPFCRDIYIERDDFMENPPKKYFRLSPGQEMRLKHAYYIKCEEVVKDDNGEIVELRCTYDPASRGGWTDDGRRVKGTAHWVSARHYIEAEVRLYDHLFTIPNPGRRKKGEVFTDNVDPDSLKVITAFAEPSLADVKPLQSYQFLRIGYFTSDKDSVSGKPVFNRTVGLKDTWAKMQGASS; encoded by the coding sequence ATGGAAGAGAATAAGCCATCGAATTTTATAAAGAATATTATCAGAAAAGACCTTGAAGACGGGAAAAATGACGGACGCATCCACACCCGTTTTCCGCCGGAGCCTAACGGATATCTGCACATTGGTCATGCAAAGTCCATCTGTCTGAACTTTGGTCTGGCAGAGGAGTTTGGCGGCAAATGCAATCTTCGTTTTGACGATACTAACCCTTTGAAAGAAGATACAGAATATGTTGATTCAATTAAAGAAGATGTAAAATGGCTCGGTTTTGACTGGGGCGAGACGGAGTTCTATGCTTCGGACTATTTCGACCGTTTTTATGAACTTGCTGTACAACTTGTCAACGACGGTAAAGCCTATGTTGACAGCCTCACTCCTGAAGAAATCAAAGAGTACAGAGGCACACTGAAAGAACCAGGAAAAGAGAGCCCTTTCAGAGATCGTACACCGGCAGAGAATCTTGAGCTTCTTGAAAAGATGAAAAATGGGGAATTCAAAGAGGGTGAATGTGTTCTTAGGGCGAAGATTGATATGTCTTCTCCTAATATGAACATGCGTGACCCTATAATATATCGTATTGCGCATTCTGAGCACCACCGCACAGGCGACAAATGGTGCATATATCCGATGTATGATTTTGCACACGGACTGGAGGATTCGATAGAAGGAGTTACTCACTCTATCTGTACCCTTGAGTTTGAAGATCACAGACCGCTTTATGACTGGTTTCTTGAGCAGCTCGGCGTATTTCATCCGCAGCAGATAGAGTTTGCCAGACTGAACCTCACATATACTATGATGAGCAAGAGAAATCTGCTTACACTGGTAAACGAGGGGTACGTCAGCGGGTGGGATGACCCAAGAATGCCGACAATTGCCGGACTCCGCAGGCGCGGATATACTGCCCAGTCCATAAAGAACTTTTCCGAGATGATAGGAGTGTCCAAAGCAAATTCGATCGTCGAATACGCACAGCTGGAATATTGTGTCAGGGAAGACCTTAACAAAATTGCACAACGTGTTATGGTCGTGACTGATCCTCTGAAAGTGGTTATAACAAACTATCCGGAAGATAAAGAAGAGATGCTTGACGCTGAAAATAACCCTGAAAATGAATCTGACGGGAAAAGGGAGATCCCTTTCTGCCGTGATATATATATAGAGCGGGACGACTTTATGGAAAACCCGCCTAAGAAGTATTTCAGGCTGTCGCCAGGACAGGAGATGCGTCTTAAACATGCATATTATATCAAATGTGAAGAAGTGGTAAAAGATGATAACGGAGAGATAGTTGAGCTACGGTGTACATATGACCCCGCAAGCCGTGGCGGGTGGACAGATGATGGACGTCGTGTTAAAGGAACTGCTCACTGGGTGTCTGCAAGACATTATATAGAAGCAGAAGTGCGTCTGTATGATCACTTATTCACAATCCCAAATCCGGGACGCAGGAAGAAAGGTGAGGTTTTCACCGATAACGTAGACCCTGATTCTTTGAAAGTTATTACTGCATTTGCAGAACCCTCTCTGGCAGACGTTAAACCGTTGCAGAGCTACCAGTTTCTGCGCATAGGTTATTTTACAAGTGACAAGGACTCTGTATCAGGCAAACCGGTTTTTAACAGAACCGTAGGTCTGAAAGATACCTGGGCAAAGATGCAGGGCGCATCTTCTTAA
- a CDS encoding LysE family translocator, producing the protein MLETDQILLFASTAVLLAMAPGPDIIYVITRGVTQGRASAMAAAAGFSLGNIAHTLFAIIGISAIIKASAFAFTLIKIAGAVYLIYIGIKIFRSGSAKAGRDNKLLAPKTVFIQSVTANMLNPKVAIFFIALFPQFIRTQNGHESIQMALLGVVFIICTFFVFSACALFSGQIGEVLKSKNNSSGLLNKLAGTVLMGLGVALALSKR; encoded by the coding sequence ATGCTTGAAACAGATCAGATTCTACTTTTTGCATCCACAGCGGTTCTGCTTGCTATGGCTCCGGGACCTGACATTATTTATGTTATAACCAGAGGGGTGACTCAGGGGCGGGCTTCAGCAATGGCTGCTGCGGCAGGTTTCTCACTAGGAAATATAGCACACACCCTATTTGCGATAATAGGCATCTCAGCTATCATAAAAGCATCGGCATTTGCCTTTACGCTGATTAAAATTGCGGGTGCAGTATATCTGATCTATATTGGTATTAAAATATTCAGAAGCGGTTCTGCAAAGGCAGGCAGGGATAATAAACTGCTTGCCCCTAAGACCGTTTTCATACAGAGCGTCACAGCTAATATGCTGAATCCAAAAGTTGCTATATTCTTCATAGCTCTCTTCCCACAGTTCATACGCACTCAAAACGGGCACGAATCAATACAGATGGCTCTTCTGGGGGTGGTCTTCATCATATGTACTTTTTTTGTTTTCTCCGCCTGTGCTCTCTTTTCAGGGCAGATTGGCGAAGTTCTTAAAAGTAAAAATAACAGCTCCGGCTTGCTCAACAAACTGGCAGGGACAGTTCTTATGGGGCTGGGAGTGGCACTTGCACTCAGCAAGAGGTGA
- the gltX gene encoding glutamate--tRNA ligase, with amino-acid sequence MMNNADIRVRFAPSPTGYLHVGGARTALFNYLFAKATGGKFLLRIEDTDRTRFQEDSLKEIFESLRWMGLEWDEGPEKDGDFGPYIQSERLELYQKHAEQLIAEGHAYKCFCTPERLDQVRKEKEARKEQHGGYDRTCRNLSADEIQENIDDGKPYVVRLKAPLEGAISFEDMVRGIIETPVNMVDDTVLLKTDGFPTYHLASVVDDHFMKISHVMRGDEWIASTPRHVLLYKAFGWEAPVFAHLPVILSPTGGKLSKRKGAASVMDYKRGGYLPEALFNFLALLGWNPGDDREIMTVEEIVEAFTAKKISSKPAVFDEQKLEWMNGHYMETYPSDKLADEVIPMWQERGLVVDDRDYAEGVVKLLQIRSKKVTELAETADYFFKDPEEYNEKQAAKQFKEAVKPALEKLVAELPGVAVWNRDSLETTFHSVADSLEMSPGKINPAVRLAVTGVGGGPDLFDMLSHMGKDRTVRRIKKASETIG; translated from the coding sequence ATGATGAACAACGCAGATATTAGAGTGCGTTTTGCACCATCACCAACAGGCTACCTTCATGTTGGCGGGGCAAGAACTGCTCTCTTTAATTACCTTTTTGCAAAAGCCACAGGTGGTAAATTCCTCCTGAGAATAGAAGATACAGATAGAACCAGATTTCAGGAAGATTCTTTAAAAGAAATTTTTGAAAGCCTCCGCTGGATGGGGTTAGAGTGGGATGAAGGTCCTGAGAAAGATGGTGATTTCGGACCTTACATCCAGTCAGAAAGGCTTGAGCTGTACCAGAAACACGCCGAACAACTCATCGCTGAAGGTCATGCTTATAAATGTTTCTGCACACCGGAGAGGCTGGATCAGGTACGTAAAGAGAAAGAAGCACGCAAAGAACAGCACGGGGGCTATGACAGAACATGCCGAAACCTCTCTGCTGATGAAATACAAGAGAATATTGATGATGGAAAACCTTATGTAGTGCGGCTTAAAGCCCCTCTGGAGGGAGCGATCTCTTTTGAAGATATGGTTCGGGGTATAATAGAAACGCCGGTTAATATGGTTGACGATACTGTACTTCTGAAAACCGACGGTTTCCCTACATATCACCTTGCATCTGTAGTTGACGACCATTTTATGAAAATATCTCACGTTATGCGCGGTGATGAATGGATTGCGTCCACTCCAAGGCATGTCCTCCTTTATAAAGCATTTGGCTGGGAAGCTCCAGTTTTTGCGCACCTCCCTGTTATACTCTCTCCGACAGGAGGCAAGCTTTCAAAAAGGAAAGGTGCTGCGAGTGTAATGGATTACAAGAGGGGGGGGTATCTCCCCGAGGCGCTATTCAACTTTCTTGCACTTCTCGGATGGAACCCGGGTGACGACAGAGAGATAATGACTGTTGAAGAGATTGTTGAGGCATTCACTGCGAAAAAGATATCATCCAAACCTGCTGTTTTCGATGAACAGAAGCTGGAGTGGATGAATGGACATTATATGGAAACATATCCTTCTGATAAGCTTGCTGATGAAGTGATTCCTATGTGGCAGGAAAGAGGGCTGGTTGTTGACGACAGAGATTATGCGGAAGGCGTTGTAAAACTTCTTCAGATTCGTTCTAAGAAGGTTACCGAGCTTGCGGAAACTGCCGACTATTTCTTTAAAGACCCTGAAGAGTATAATGAAAAACAGGCTGCCAAGCAATTCAAAGAAGCTGTCAAACCCGCTTTGGAGAAACTTGTAGCAGAACTGCCGGGCGTTGCCGTCTGGAACAGGGACAGTCTTGAAACTACTTTTCACTCTGTAGCTGATTCACTTGAAATGTCTCCTGGTAAAATAAATCCGGCTGTAAGGCTTGCTGTGACAGGTGTTGGCGGTGGTCCTGATCTCTTTGATATGCTTTCTCACATGGGGAAAGACCGCACAGTGAGAAGAATTAAAAAAGCATCAGAAACGATAGGGTAA
- a CDS encoding methyl-accepting chemotaxis protein, which translates to MKMSVKTKVTLLSALPVILTVFIMTTFFYLQISKLGNSEISSFKNSMMNSKKNELKSYLEIAFSAIESIYQNADSNDPAAKQKAADVLMSLHYGDDGYFFATDYNSVVKSHRLNPELVGQNMSDFQDSNGVRLFEELVKVAKNGSGFVQYVWPKASKNAEVAKLSYSLGLDKWNWIIGTGFYIDDIQDAVAVKQEQLEKQITTLFTTVVIIALLIIAGVTGISFFFSNLMTKSIILANRFLKEVSDGEGDLTKALPVLSQDEVGMMSTHFNIFIQKLNDIISVVKESSQSVASGSTELASATEELSVTMQDQASQITSVASATEEITVSSNEVLQALQEANQQTANADRLTAEGKSKLLSSVNEVMEIKERVEKLGTTIGNLSESSAEIGNIISVINDIADQTNLLALNAAIEAARAGEHGRGFAVVADEVRKLAERTQTATKEIETIIGSLQSETKNANKDMQETTHKVVEGAEAIKETESIFEQIVSSVESIHTTNDIITGSIEEQVTAINNINDNAQVISAGIEQSSTAVSEITKTVVDLQQQADDLHMLVDKFKTK; encoded by the coding sequence ATGAAAATGAGCGTTAAGACGAAGGTAACACTTCTCTCAGCACTACCAGTGATATTGACAGTGTTCATTATGACGACATTCTTTTATCTTCAAATCTCAAAACTCGGCAACAGTGAGATTAGCTCTTTTAAAAACAGCATGATGAACAGTAAAAAAAATGAACTCAAAAGTTATCTTGAAATTGCTTTTTCAGCAATCGAATCGATATACCAGAATGCTGACTCCAACGATCCGGCAGCAAAACAAAAGGCTGCTGATGTTCTGATGTCACTACACTATGGTGATGATGGATATTTTTTTGCAACAGATTATAACTCAGTAGTAAAATCACACAGACTGAACCCTGAACTTGTCGGGCAGAACATGTCTGATTTCCAGGACAGCAACGGTGTACGACTTTTCGAAGAATTGGTCAAAGTAGCTAAAAATGGTAGCGGATTTGTTCAGTATGTCTGGCCGAAAGCTTCTAAAAATGCAGAAGTTGCAAAGCTGAGTTACTCTTTAGGACTGGACAAATGGAACTGGATCATAGGAACAGGCTTCTACATTGATGACATACAGGATGCTGTTGCAGTAAAACAGGAACAACTTGAAAAGCAGATTACGACTCTCTTTACCACAGTTGTAATAATTGCACTGCTTATTATCGCAGGTGTAACGGGTATATCATTCTTCTTTTCAAACCTTATGACCAAAAGCATCATACTCGCCAACAGGTTCCTTAAAGAAGTATCAGACGGTGAAGGAGACCTGACTAAGGCACTGCCTGTCCTATCACAAGACGAGGTAGGTATGATGTCTACTCACTTTAACATATTCATTCAGAAACTTAACGATATAATCTCTGTTGTAAAAGAAAGCTCGCAGTCAGTTGCGTCAGGCAGCACTGAGCTTGCAAGTGCTACAGAGGAGCTTTCAGTAACGATGCAGGATCAGGCGTCTCAGATAACATCTGTGGCAAGTGCTACAGAAGAGATAACTGTTTCCTCGAATGAAGTTCTACAGGCTCTTCAGGAAGCGAACCAGCAGACTGCAAACGCAGACAGGCTCACAGCAGAAGGTAAAAGCAAACTTCTCAGCTCTGTAAACGAAGTGATGGAAATAAAAGAACGTGTTGAAAAACTCGGAACAACTATTGGGAACCTCTCTGAATCTTCCGCTGAAATAGGAAATATTATAAGCGTTATTAACGACATCGCAGACCAGACAAATCTTCTTGCACTCAACGCAGCAATCGAAGCGGCAAGGGCAGGAGAACACGGACGCGGCTTTGCTGTTGTTGCTGATGAGGTCAGAAAACTCGCCGAACGTACACAGACAGCGACAAAAGAGATAGAAACAATCATCGGCAGCCTTCAGTCTGAAACTAAAAATGCAAATAAAGATATGCAGGAGACAACCCATAAAGTTGTAGAAGGAGCGGAAGCTATCAAGGAGACCGAAAGTATCTTTGAGCAGATTGTTAGTTCTGTTGAGTCCATCCACACAACCAACGACATAATAACAGGCTCCATCGAAGAGCAGGTTACAGCAATAAATAATATCAATGACAACGCTCAGGTCATTTCAGCCGGCATAGAGCAGAGCTCCACCGCTGTGAGCGAGATTACCAAAACAGTTGTAGACCTTCAGCAGCAGGCAGACGATCTCCATATGCTAGTAGACAAGTTTAAGACGAAATAA
- a CDS encoding ArgP/LysG family DNA-binding transcriptional regulator, with product MYDYKLLEAFTAVVENKGFERASLVLHLTQSAVSQRVRQLEEAVGQILLVRSNPPVPTDAGKNIISHFKKVELLEVELDNSLLHKEVSGFTTVSVSLNADSLCTWFLDAVEKAVKKNRILLKLYVDDQDETHRMMKDGEVSACISTRDKPFQSCSCSLIGTMSYKMFCSPEIYEKHFKNGFDINTLKEVPVIIYNEKDTLHKQMFTNAFKTQPSDFPYMHIPDVNKYKDAIANSFGIGMMTVMQCREFLDNGTLRDAFYPHTVQTPLYWHRWNITSLSLDALTNSILKKNMLI from the coding sequence ATGTATGATTATAAGTTGCTGGAAGCATTTACAGCCGTAGTTGAAAACAAAGGATTTGAAAGAGCGTCTCTGGTTCTCCATCTGACACAATCCGCAGTCTCCCAGCGTGTCCGTCAGCTCGAAGAAGCAGTTGGTCAAATACTTCTCGTACGCTCAAACCCTCCTGTACCAACAGACGCAGGGAAAAACATCATCTCACATTTTAAAAAAGTTGAACTACTTGAGGTGGAGCTCGACAACAGCTTATTACATAAAGAAGTGTCAGGTTTTACAACTGTTTCTGTCAGTCTGAACGCTGACAGCCTCTGCACATGGTTTCTGGACGCAGTCGAAAAAGCGGTGAAAAAGAACAGAATATTACTTAAGCTCTATGTTGATGATCAGGATGAAACGCACCGTATGATGAAAGACGGCGAAGTATCAGCCTGTATCAGCACTCGTGACAAACCGTTTCAGTCATGCTCATGCAGCCTGATAGGAACCATGTCTTATAAGATGTTCTGCTCACCTGAAATATATGAAAAACATTTTAAAAACGGCTTTGATATTAATACATTAAAGGAAGTTCCAGTTATCATTTATAATGAAAAAGACACACTGCACAAACAGATGTTCACCAACGCATTTAAGACCCAGCCGTCAGACTTCCCCTACATGCACATACCCGACGTTAATAAATATAAAGATGCCATAGCCAACAGCTTTGGTATAGGTATGATGACGGTAATGCAGTGCAGAGAATTTCTTGATAACGGTACACTTAGAGATGCATTTTACCCTCACACAGTACAAACCCCGCTCTATTGGCATAGGTGGAACATCACATCCCTTTCGCTGGATGCACTGACAAATTCAATATTAAAGAAAAACATGCTTATTTAG
- a CDS encoding HD-GYP domain-containing protein encodes MDINCENHFYDKYVTSTFDIAYALSKALDLVNPLINNHHQRVAFIAGSIAREAGYTDKEVENVILASLVHDIGVVVEKEFHELVGEEETYERELSHVLVGSYLLKDLNIFPDISQLVKYHHTPYKIEKNLLSETEAVPELAYIIHLADRIDIMLLRDKPALEQRNHVIKKISTAPKNKFHPMHSEAFLRLAEREHFWFDIEEQDKYPLIKYSFRFSHINMTLNEILETAKLLSRIIDFRCVFTATHSAGVAAVAQHLAELSGMTEIECKAAQIAGYLHDIGKLAIPSEILYKNDKLNDEEIQILRKHPYFTYTILNHFQIFDTIKDWAAFHHEFLNGTGYPFHLSGHKLCKGSRIMTVADIFTAMTEERPYRTCEPKENFINIIRDMVKKDLIDSEIVELLINNYDAVFCTREKAQKIANEEFNLFRKNILSNEACHKNKNFINVLNT; translated from the coding sequence ATGGATATAAACTGTGAAAATCATTTTTATGATAAGTATGTTACAAGTACTTTCGATATTGCATACGCTCTTTCAAAAGCGCTCGACCTTGTTAACCCTTTAATAAACAACCATCATCAACGTGTGGCATTCATAGCCGGAAGCATAGCCAGAGAAGCTGGATATACAGACAAAGAAGTTGAAAATGTAATACTCGCATCCCTCGTTCACGATATAGGCGTTGTTGTTGAAAAAGAATTCCATGAGCTTGTGGGTGAAGAGGAAACATACGAAAGAGAGCTGAGTCATGTTCTGGTCGGTTCATACCTTCTCAAAGACCTTAATATTTTCCCCGATATATCCCAGCTTGTCAAATATCACCACACTCCATATAAAATAGAAAAAAACTTATTGTCCGAAACTGAAGCAGTTCCGGAACTTGCATATATAATTCACCTTGCAGACAGGATAGACATAATGCTGCTCCGTGACAAACCGGCACTAGAACAACGAAATCACGTTATAAAGAAAATTAGCACAGCTCCAAAAAACAAATTTCACCCCATGCACTCAGAGGCATTTCTGAGACTTGCAGAACGTGAACATTTCTGGTTTGATATCGAAGAACAGGACAAGTATCCTCTTATTAAATACAGTTTCAGATTCTCCCATATTAATATGACGCTGAACGAAATACTTGAAACTGCAAAACTCCTTAGCCGCATCATAGACTTCAGATGCGTATTTACTGCCACACATTCAGCAGGTGTGGCGGCAGTGGCTCAGCATCTTGCGGAACTAAGCGGAATGACAGAGATAGAATGTAAAGCCGCTCAGATAGCAGGATATCTTCACGACATAGGTAAACTAGCTATCCCATCAGAAATTCTCTATAAAAATGATAAATTAAATGACGAAGAAATTCAGATATTGCGTAAACATCCGTACTTTACCTATACAATACTGAACCATTTTCAGATATTTGACACTATCAAAGACTGGGCAGCATTCCATCATGAATTTCTCAACGGCACCGGCTACCCGTTTCACCTCAGCGGGCACAAACTCTGCAAAGGAAGCCGGATAATGACTGTCGCCGATATTTTTACCGCCATGACGGAAGAACGACCTTACCGAACCTGTGAACCCAAGGAAAACTTTATAAATATAATACGTGACATGGTTAAAAAGGACCTTATAGATTCAGAGATAGTTGAACTGCTCATAAATAACTACGATGCCGTGTTCTGCACCAGGGAAAAAGCACAAAAAATAGCTAACGAAGAGTTTAACTTATTCAGAAAAAATATCTTATCAAACGAAGCATGTCATAAGAACAAAAACTTCATTAATGTATTGAATACTTGA
- a CDS encoding radical SAM protein — MNIHDIIKKARDGEQFTKGEVIEMLSYPTTSAETALIMGEAGRVSRELTNNTAEVHGQFALNLAPCPVNCEFCSFASQYGIFKDPIELSVEECIAYARQFDETPENTSVFLMTTANYDFGKFLEIAKEVKSIMKNGSYMVANVGDMSEKRTRQMKDAGFHGVYHAIRMGEGSTTKVSINQRMKSVRNFQDAGLVVGTCVEPIGPEHTNEQIAEHILLAASFDPAFSGAMRRITIPGSDLENYGMISELRIAQIVAVTRLATPRSVIGNCTHEPNVIGAYAGANLFWAESGGNPRDTKEKTEEGRGLSVGDCAVIFKEADWNVHTGSSNYFNKKHAVLAQPE, encoded by the coding sequence ATGAACATTCACGACATCATCAAAAAAGCCCGTGACGGGGAACAATTTACCAAGGGAGAAGTTATCGAAATGCTCTCCTACCCCACAACATCGGCAGAAACTGCACTGATAATGGGAGAAGCAGGAAGAGTCTCCAGAGAGTTAACGAATAATACAGCAGAGGTGCACGGTCAGTTTGCTCTAAACCTAGCCCCCTGCCCTGTAAACTGCGAGTTCTGCTCTTTTGCTTCTCAATACGGTATTTTTAAAGATCCGATAGAACTCAGCGTTGAGGAGTGTATTGCTTACGCTAGACAATTCGACGAAACACCTGAAAATACATCCGTTTTCCTAATGACGACAGCAAACTACGATTTTGGAAAATTCCTTGAAATTGCAAAAGAAGTTAAATCAATAATGAAAAATGGCTCGTACATGGTGGCAAACGTGGGGGACATGTCAGAAAAACGTACACGCCAGATGAAAGATGCAGGCTTTCACGGTGTTTATCATGCGATCCGCATGGGTGAAGGCAGCACAACAAAAGTATCTATCAATCAACGCATGAAATCTGTCCGCAATTTTCAGGATGCGGGGCTGGTAGTGGGGACATGTGTAGAGCCTATAGGTCCGGAACACACTAACGAGCAGATAGCAGAACACATACTTCTTGCGGCGTCCTTTGATCCCGCCTTCAGCGGTGCCATGCGCAGGATAACTATCCCAGGCTCAGACCTTGAAAATTACGGAATGATATCAGAACTCCGCATAGCGCAAATAGTTGCCGTAACAAGACTTGCAACCCCACGCAGTGTCATAGGAAACTGTACACATGAACCAAACGTAATCGGAGCATACGCCGGAGCTAACCTTTTCTGGGCAGAAAGCGGCGGTAACCCGAGAGATACAAAAGAGAAGACAGAAGAAGGAAGGGGCTTGTCTGTGGGCGATTGTGCTGTTATATTTAAGGAAGCTGACTGGAATGTACACACAGGCAGTTCCAATTATTTTAATAAGAAACACGCTGTACTAGCTCAGCCTGAATAG
- a CDS encoding AzlD family protein, whose product MTAVSFLTILGMCIATYVTRMSGFYIASRFEMTPRFKTALAGVPIAIIVSIIAPSIIEGGVPEYLASAVVLIFALRKFGLITCLVAGIIAINLFRYLF is encoded by the coding sequence ATGACCGCAGTTAGCTTTCTCACTATCCTCGGCATGTGCATAGCAACATATGTCACACGTATGTCAGGCTTTTACATAGCAAGCCGCTTTGAAATGACTCCCAGATTTAAGACCGCTCTTGCAGGTGTGCCTATCGCAATCATTGTTTCAATCATCGCCCCATCTATAATTGAAGGGGGAGTTCCCGAATATCTCGCCTCTGCTGTGGTTCTTATATTCGCTTTAAGGAAATTCGGACTTATAACCTGTCTCGTTGCAGGGATAATCGCTATAAATCTATTCCGTTACCTTTTCTGA
- a CDS encoding helix-turn-helix domain-containing protein, protein MAPVTTHSLNKHHAHLILTDQRYYSFPKHYHETYSVAILTDGLKHFRAGRTECTLHCANLVTMNPCEIHSGESLTEEGWQQIVLLFDENSADKFAEENGLDKLIFSKTEKDDAFLRNRLIKTYRDAVDSETEMEKEHSFETIMGLLFYKENAADIPVYHNISGIQRAVEAMTDEPQQKHNLNELAHKAGMSKYHFLRSFRKTVGLTPHAYLNMLRIERARRILLTTDNNIADIAAGCGFSDQAHFTRAYKKIYGTPPGSIIRK, encoded by the coding sequence TTGGCTCCGGTAACAACACACAGCCTTAACAAACACCACGCTCACCTTATCTTAACAGACCAGAGATATTACAGCTTTCCGAAGCACTATCACGAAACATATTCCGTTGCGATTCTCACGGACGGATTAAAACATTTCAGAGCCGGCAGAACAGAATGCACACTCCATTGCGCAAATCTGGTCACAATGAACCCATGTGAAATTCACTCAGGAGAAAGTCTCACAGAGGAAGGATGGCAGCAGATTGTGCTTTTATTCGACGAGAACTCCGCAGACAAATTCGCAGAAGAGAACGGACTGGACAAGCTCATATTCAGCAAGACAGAAAAAGATGATGCTTTTCTTAGAAACAGACTGATAAAAACCTACAGAGACGCAGTCGATTCTGAGACAGAAATGGAGAAAGAGCACAGCTTTGAAACTATCATGGGACTGCTATTTTATAAAGAGAACGCTGCGGACATACCTGTATATCATAATATTTCGGGGATACAGCGAGCTGTTGAAGCTATGACTGACGAACCTCAGCAAAAACATAACCTTAACGAACTCGCACATAAGGCAGGGATGAGCAAATACCATTTCCTGCGCTCTTTCAGAAAAACTGTAGGGCTAACACCTCATGCTTATCTGAACATGCTTCGGATCGAACGTGCCCGCAGAATACTGCTGACTACAGACAATAACATTGCAGACATAGCCGCAGGATGCGGATTTTCTGATCAGGCACATTTCACCCGTGCATACAAAAAGATATACGGAACACCGCCCGGTTCTATAATCAGAAAATAG